In one Trichlorobacter lovleyi SZ genomic region, the following are encoded:
- the bioF gene encoding 8-amino-7-oxononanoate synthase encodes MPLQLLSQRLEKTQHDGLYRSLRSVERTTPQVFVEGRQALLFCSNNYLGLAEHPSLAQAAADAALQYGTSSAASRLVSGNQPLHAMLEAKLSAWKGTETALLFNSGYAANTGIIAALAGRGDIIFSDRLNHASIIDGALLSGARLIRYPHNDTLALARLLEQHQTDGLRLIVTDGVFSMDGDIAPLQGIADLAEQHRALLMVDDAHAGGVLGQQGRGTVDFCGVTGRVAIQMGTFGKALGSFGAYAACSRLVRDYLINRSRSLIFSTSLPPAVLAASAAAVELVQAEEGQQLRQQLTDNSHLLRYLLQQAGYKVPDGCTPIVPVMVGEAETTTRFSTRLLEEGVFVQGIRPPTVPKGTSRLRCTVMASHSPDQIQQAVAAITRVGRELGVL; translated from the coding sequence ATGCCGTTACAGCTTCTATCCCAAAGGCTTGAAAAAACCCAGCATGATGGTCTGTACCGCAGTCTGCGGTCGGTTGAGCGGACAACACCGCAGGTCTTTGTTGAAGGTCGCCAGGCGCTCCTGTTCTGCTCAAATAACTACCTGGGGCTGGCAGAACATCCAAGCCTTGCACAGGCTGCAGCTGATGCTGCCTTGCAGTACGGCACCTCCAGTGCAGCCTCGCGGTTGGTCTCAGGCAACCAGCCGTTACATGCCATGCTCGAAGCAAAACTGTCTGCCTGGAAAGGAACGGAAACTGCCCTGCTGTTTAACAGCGGTTATGCAGCGAACACCGGCATCATTGCTGCGCTGGCCGGACGGGGGGATATCATCTTCTCTGACCGGCTGAATCACGCCAGCATCATTGATGGAGCCCTGCTCTCAGGTGCCAGGCTGATCCGCTACCCCCACAATGATACCCTGGCACTGGCACGCCTGTTGGAACAGCATCAGACAGACGGTCTCAGGCTGATTGTAACAGACGGAGTCTTCAGTATGGATGGCGATATCGCTCCGTTACAAGGGATTGCTGATCTGGCAGAGCAGCATAGGGCCCTGTTGATGGTGGATGATGCCCACGCCGGAGGGGTACTGGGACAGCAGGGCAGAGGAACCGTTGATTTCTGTGGCGTTACAGGGCGTGTGGCTATCCAGATGGGAACCTTTGGCAAGGCCCTGGGCAGTTTTGGCGCCTATGCTGCCTGTTCAAGGCTGGTTCGGGACTATCTGATCAATCGTTCCCGTTCATTGATCTTTTCCACCTCTCTGCCACCGGCAGTGTTGGCTGCCTCAGCAGCAGCAGTTGAGCTGGTGCAGGCAGAAGAAGGTCAGCAATTACGGCAGCAGCTTACAGATAACAGTCACCTGCTGCGTTACCTCCTGCAACAGGCAGGCTACAAGGTGCCCGATGGCTGCACCCCGATTGTCCCGGTAATGGTGGGTGAAGCGGAAACCACCACACGCTTTTCAACCAGATTGCTGGAGGAAGGGGTCTTTGTGCAGGGGATTCGCCCCCCCACGGTGCCAAAAGGGACCAGTCGCCTGCGCTGTACGGTCATGGCCAGCCATAGCCCGGACCAGATCCAGCAGGCAGTCGCCGCCATTACCCGGGTTGGCCGGGAACTGGGGGTGCTCTGA
- a CDS encoding alpha/beta fold hydrolase, producing MPFAGPIWYEEHGEGQPILLFVHGWCMSSAVWGLQRDFFAEQYRIIALDLRGHGQSVVPEKGTTGFGGYAADIVNVVEQLDLRDVVAVGWSLGAQTLLKAWPDLQGRLVGLVLVGATPRFSAAPHFPYGLPPKEAEGMRLKVRRSLERALEGFHRNLFVEHELDDPVVAQQVAEQLGRVVAPQPAAALAGLEALMEEELMEEAQQVTCPTLLLHGDQDRVCLPAASAWLEQRMHNCRRTLYAGCGHAPFLSRARQFNHDLLHFVGDLHGTY from the coding sequence ATGCCGTTTGCAGGGCCGATCTGGTATGAAGAACATGGCGAGGGACAACCGATCCTCCTGTTTGTGCATGGCTGGTGCATGTCATCAGCTGTCTGGGGATTGCAGCGGGATTTTTTTGCAGAGCAGTACCGCATTATTGCTTTAGATCTGCGGGGACATGGGCAGTCAGTGGTACCAGAGAAAGGAACAACAGGATTTGGCGGCTACGCTGCTGATATTGTCAATGTTGTTGAGCAGCTTGACCTGCGGGATGTGGTTGCCGTTGGCTGGTCCCTGGGGGCGCAGACCCTGCTCAAAGCTTGGCCGGATCTGCAGGGACGGCTGGTCGGGCTGGTGTTGGTGGGGGCAACGCCACGTTTTTCAGCAGCGCCTCATTTTCCCTATGGGTTACCCCCGAAAGAGGCTGAAGGGATGCGCCTGAAGGTGCGCCGTAGTCTTGAACGAGCACTGGAAGGTTTTCATCGCAATCTGTTTGTTGAGCATGAACTTGATGACCCTGTTGTTGCGCAACAGGTTGCCGAACAGTTGGGGCGGGTTGTTGCGCCACAGCCTGCTGCTGCCCTTGCTGGGCTTGAGGCGTTGATGGAGGAAGAGCTTATGGAAGAGGCCCAGCAGGTCACCTGTCCCACCCTGCTGCTACATGGCGATCAGGACCGGGTCTGTCTGCCTGCTGCTTCAGCTTGGCTGGAACAACGGATGCACAACTGTCGGCGCACGCTCTATGCTGGTTGTGGGCATGCGCCGTTTCTCAGCCGTGCCCGGCAGTTTAACCATGATCTGTTACATTTTGTTGGAGATCTGCATGGCACGTATTGA
- a CDS encoding methyltransferase domain-containing protein, whose product MARIDRQRVQSSFHRGAGAYDQHTPVQQRVLQHLIQLIGQYPFAPNATVLDIGCGTGRLLELLGHCFPGTALTGLDLAPNMLQQAAERLPATVRLVQGDAEQLPFGNSSFQMVLSSSTFQWLDTLQCCFEEVRRVLEPEGLFLFSLFGEGTLFELRESWCQALLNTGRAGETANNGTHRFHDSEQVRHAMELAGFRDISVWSGLEQIWYPDVPHLLQAIKRIGAGTARPPSGGGLGWRRVLHEMAAVYCERFGTPDGVPVSYTVIYATGKR is encoded by the coding sequence ATGGCACGTATTGATCGACAGAGGGTGCAGAGTTCATTTCACCGTGGTGCAGGAGCGTATGACCAGCATACGCCGGTTCAGCAGCGGGTTTTACAACACCTGATACAGCTGATTGGTCAGTATCCGTTTGCCCCCAATGCAACTGTCCTGGATATTGGTTGCGGCACCGGACGTCTGCTGGAACTGTTGGGACACTGCTTTCCTGGTACTGCTTTAACCGGTCTTGACCTGGCTCCCAATATGCTGCAGCAGGCTGCTGAACGGCTGCCAGCAACTGTCAGGCTGGTGCAGGGAGACGCGGAACAACTCCCCTTTGGCAACAGCAGTTTTCAGATGGTGCTTTCCAGCTCTACCTTTCAGTGGCTTGATACCCTGCAGTGCTGTTTTGAAGAGGTTCGGCGGGTGCTTGAACCAGAGGGGCTATTTCTGTTCAGCCTGTTTGGTGAAGGGACGCTCTTTGAGTTACGGGAATCGTGGTGCCAAGCATTACTGAACACCGGACGGGCAGGCGAGACAGCAAACAACGGCACCCATCGCTTTCATGACAGTGAGCAGGTCCGGCATGCCATGGAACTGGCGGGCTTCCGAGATATATCGGTCTGGTCGGGGCTTGAACAGATCTGGTATCCGGATGTGCCGCATCTGCTGCAGGCAATCAAACGGATTGGGGCGGGGACAGCGCGGCCGCCATCCGGTGGCGGATTGGGGTGGCGCAGGGTGCTGCATGAAATGGCAGCGGTCTACTGCGAACGGTTCGGTACGCCTGACGGTGTGCCGGTCAGCTATACGGTGATTTACGCAACAGGCAAGCGCTGA
- a CDS encoding ArsR/SmtB family transcription factor translates to MDFDKNMMFSNEAEILKVLGHPIRLKIVAGLCTQECNVKHIWECLNLPQATVSQHLALLKNKGIIEGKRDGVEVHYSVIHPLAKKLIAALMNSDQRLPVA, encoded by the coding sequence ATGGATTTTGACAAAAACATGATGTTTAGCAATGAGGCAGAAATACTGAAGGTTCTGGGGCATCCGATCCGGCTCAAGATCGTGGCCGGGCTTTGCACCCAGGAGTGCAATGTCAAGCATATCTGGGAATGTCTCAACCTGCCCCAGGCTACGGTTTCCCAGCATCTGGCCCTGCTGAAGAACAAGGGGATCATTGAAGGCAAACGTGACGGTGTAGAGGTTCATTACAGCGTTATTCACCCCCTGGCAAAGAAACTGATCGCTGCATTGATGAACTCAGATCAGCGCTTGCCTGTTGCGTAA
- the rimP gene encoding ribosome maturation factor RimP, translating into MSATDPIQRVETLLQPILDAMGLELVELEFKKVGRSYLLRVFIDKPDGVNLDDCAEVSRELSVQLDVEDCIASRYTLEVSSPGLDRPLKKEQDFIRYQGRLAVVKTTELLKDEKGSPRKTFLGFLEGVEDGEVMIRLKEGPQARIPWDKIAKAHLEFEF; encoded by the coding sequence ATGAGCGCAACTGATCCGATACAGCGGGTAGAAACATTGCTTCAGCCGATTCTTGATGCAATGGGACTTGAACTGGTGGAACTTGAGTTCAAGAAGGTTGGACGGAGCTATCTGCTGCGGGTTTTTATTGACAAACCGGATGGGGTGAATCTGGATGACTGTGCTGAAGTAAGCCGTGAGCTATCGGTGCAGCTTGATGTTGAGGATTGTATTGCCAGCCGCTATACCTTGGAGGTTTCGTCACCGGGCCTTGACCGGCCACTGAAAAAGGAACAGGATTTCATTCGGTATCAAGGGCGGCTTGCTGTGGTTAAAACCACGGAGCTTTTGAAGGATGAAAAAGGAAGTCCGCGCAAGACATTCCTCGGTTTTCTTGAGGGGGTTGAGGATGGCGAGGTGATGATCCGTTTAAAGGAAGGTCCCCAGGCCCGTATTCCCTGGGACAAGATTGCTAAGGCGCATCTTGAGTTTGAATTCTAG
- the nusA gene encoding transcription termination factor NusA has protein sequence MDTIVSLKQAIEQIVKEKGIDRQVVIEAMEQAVLSAANKKYRNTRNLEAHYNNDTGEVELFEYVVVVEEVQDSYTEISLDEAREMDPECEVGDELGEKIDSGDFGRIAAQTAKQVIIQKVREAERETVFNEYKDRQWEIVTGQVRRFERGDLLIDLGRAEAILSGKEQMPREVYRPGDRIRAIITDIAMTTKGPQIILSRTHPQMLAKLFEAEVPEIGEGLVEIVNVVRDPGSRAKIAVASHDRDIDPVGACVGMRGSRVQNVVSELRGEKIDIIPWSADIARFVCNALSPAQVVKVFMDEEQRTLEVIVPDDQLSLAIGKRGQNVSLAARLTGCRIDIKGEGKVEEGDLEEFASFDGTHVEEEPEEMAVDEETDQQQPEPEIAA, from the coding sequence GTGGATACAATCGTCAGTCTCAAACAGGCCATCGAGCAGATCGTGAAAGAGAAGGGGATCGACCGTCAGGTGGTGATCGAGGCGATGGAACAGGCAGTTCTGTCTGCTGCCAATAAAAAATATCGTAATACCCGCAATCTGGAAGCGCACTATAACAACGACACTGGCGAAGTGGAGTTGTTTGAATATGTTGTGGTGGTGGAAGAGGTGCAGGACTCCTATACCGAGATCTCATTGGATGAGGCTCGTGAAATGGACCCGGAGTGTGAGGTTGGCGATGAGCTGGGTGAGAAAATAGACTCCGGTGATTTTGGCCGGATTGCTGCCCAGACAGCCAAGCAGGTGATTATCCAGAAAGTGCGCGAAGCGGAGCGTGAGACTGTCTTTAATGAGTACAAGGACCGTCAGTGGGAGATCGTGACCGGTCAGGTCCGCCGGTTTGAGCGTGGGGATCTGCTGATTGACCTTGGCCGGGCAGAAGCTATACTGTCAGGCAAAGAGCAGATGCCCCGCGAAGTGTATCGCCCCGGAGACCGGATTCGGGCCATTATCACCGACATCGCCATGACCACCAAGGGGCCGCAGATCATCCTGTCCCGCACCCATCCCCAGATGCTGGCCAAGCTGTTTGAGGCAGAAGTTCCGGAAATCGGCGAAGGGTTGGTTGAGATTGTCAACGTTGTCCGTGATCCGGGGAGCCGGGCCAAGATTGCTGTTGCTTCTCATGATCGTGATATTGATCCGGTTGGCGCCTGCGTTGGCATGCGCGGCTCACGGGTTCAGAATGTGGTTTCCGAACTGCGTGGCGAGAAGATCGATATCATACCCTGGTCAGCCGATATTGCCCGCTTTGTCTGCAACGCACTATCGCCGGCTCAGGTGGTCAAGGTCTTTATGGATGAGGAACAGCGTACGCTTGAGGTGATTGTACCTGATGACCAGCTGTCCCTGGCAATCGGCAAGCGTGGCCAGAACGTTAGTCTTGCTGCCCGCCTGACCGGCTGCCGGATCGATATCAAGGGTGAAGGCAAGGTGGAGGAAGGTGATCTTGAAGAGTTTGCTTCCTTCGATGGCACACACGTTGAAGAAGAACCGGAAGAAATGGCTGTGGATGAAGAGACAGATCAGCAACAACCGGAGCCGGAGATTGCTGCCTAG
- a CDS encoding DUF448 domain-containing protein encodes MKQHGGTGPQRSCIACRREGDKANFLRFVIAPDGTVTPDLEGKLPGRGAYLCQSRRCVLDAASKRQFNRAFKGMAATVDGPALVTLLQQIMEQRISGYLALANKAGATVSGGEAIERSLKGMKLPRLLVLATDISSAIAEKLEGMAARAAVPVVQVLSKELLGQLVGKESDRSAVAVMSDGFAWSLVKEIERYRNYLEEESGR; translated from the coding sequence ATGAAGCAGCACGGTGGGACAGGGCCACAGCGAAGTTGTATCGCCTGTAGACGTGAAGGGGATAAAGCGAACTTTCTTCGCTTTGTGATCGCGCCGGACGGCACGGTAACCCCGGACCTTGAAGGAAAGCTGCCCGGACGTGGAGCATATCTTTGTCAGTCCAGGCGTTGCGTGCTGGATGCTGCCTCCAAGCGGCAGTTTAATCGTGCCTTCAAGGGGATGGCTGCAACTGTTGATGGTCCGGCATTGGTAACGCTTCTGCAGCAGATCATGGAACAACGGATCAGCGGCTATCTTGCCCTGGCAAACAAGGCTGGTGCAACGGTGTCCGGTGGTGAGGCAATTGAACGGTCCCTGAAGGGGATGAAACTGCCGCGTCTGCTGGTGCTGGCAACGGATATCTCTTCAGCCATTGCTGAAAAGCTGGAAGGGATGGCGGCACGGGCGGCTGTGCCGGTGGTGCAGGTGTTGTCCAAGGAGTTGTTGGGACAACTGGTAGGTAAAGAGTCGGATCGAAGCGCTGTAGCCGTGATGTCGGACGGCTTTGCATGGTCACTTGTTAAGGAAATTGAGCGATACAGGAACTACCTGGAGGAGGAGAGCGGTCGATGA